The following are encoded in a window of Rhodopirellula bahusiensis genomic DNA:
- a CDS encoding PEGA domain-containing protein, with translation MAIAMLFVLSTGCVRRRMTVRTSPPGATVSIDNQLIGTSPAATNFEYYGTREVRIEREGFRTETVLRKIKPPWYQLPVLDFVSETLWPGEIRDERIIDIELVPQVIEPSEDVLNRAEALRNQSRSGIIPQG, from the coding sequence GTGGCGATCGCGATGTTGTTCGTCCTCAGCACCGGATGCGTGCGTCGACGAATGACGGTGCGGACCAGTCCTCCAGGTGCAACGGTCTCGATCGACAACCAATTGATTGGAACCTCTCCAGCGGCCACCAATTTTGAATACTATGGCACGCGTGAGGTTCGCATCGAACGCGAGGGCTTTCGAACAGAGACTGTTCTGCGCAAGATCAAACCGCCATGGTACCAATTGCCAGTTTTGGACTTCGTGAGCGAAACGCTTTGGCCCGGTGAAATTCGCGATGAGCGGATCATCGATATCGAATTGGTGCCTCAAGTGATCGAACCCTCCGAGGATGTCTTGAATCGTGCCGAAGCCCTCCGCAATCAATCGCGAAGCGGCATCATCCCTCAAGGTTGA
- a CDS encoding class I SAM-dependent methyltransferase — protein MTAAGSPLCQIVSDEELADPLRTVDAAGWLGGNISGQKVLCLAAGGGRQSCLYAAAGARVTVVDLSPAMLEQDRIAARQRGHQVELIEGSMDDLSMLPAGHFDIVIHPVSTCYVPSVMVVYAQVARVIRGGGIYISQHKSPASLQTSTQPRAASNGSPRYTVEHAYYRSGLSVKSGPNTPVPPPPANPVAARLREPGAVEFLHRWEELIGGMCRSGFVIEDMAEPMHAKRDAEPGSFAERARFVPPYVRIKARRRNELSADSPTAQRLWIPEN, from the coding sequence ATGACGGCCGCCGGATCTCCGCTGTGCCAGATTGTTTCGGACGAGGAATTGGCCGATCCGCTGCGGACGGTCGACGCGGCGGGGTGGTTGGGCGGAAACATTTCGGGGCAAAAAGTTTTGTGCCTCGCTGCGGGCGGGGGCCGACAAAGCTGCTTGTACGCTGCCGCGGGGGCTCGCGTGACGGTTGTGGATCTCTCGCCCGCGATGCTGGAACAGGACCGCATCGCGGCTCGCCAGCGGGGTCACCAAGTCGAATTGATCGAAGGATCGATGGATGATTTGTCCATGTTGCCCGCGGGACATTTCGACATCGTCATTCACCCGGTCAGCACGTGTTATGTGCCTTCGGTCATGGTTGTCTACGCCCAGGTCGCTCGCGTGATTCGCGGCGGCGGCATTTATATCAGCCAGCACAAATCGCCGGCGAGCCTGCAAACGTCGACCCAACCCCGTGCAGCCTCGAACGGTTCGCCCCGATACACGGTGGAACATGCGTACTACCGCAGTGGATTGTCCGTGAAGTCTGGCCCCAACACACCCGTTCCGCCGCCTCCCGCCAATCCGGTCGCCGCTCGATTGAGAGAACCCGGTGCGGTGGAGTTCCTGCATCGGTGGGAAGAATTGATCGGCGGCATGTGCCGATCCGGGTTCGTGATCGAGGACATGGCCGAACCGATGCATGCCAAACGAGATGCCGAACCGGGCAGCTTTGCCGAGCGAGCTCGTTTCGTTCCACCCTACGTTCGGATCAAAGCTCGACGGCGAAATGAGCTGTCCGCGGATTCACCCACGGCCCAGAGACTTTGGATTCCAGAAAACTGA